A window from Pseudomonas frederiksbergensis encodes these proteins:
- a CDS encoding sensor domain-containing diguanylate cyclase — MSSIETDSDVYKTLLESTKAIPWRIDWKTMTFSYIGPQIERLLGWKQDSWVGVNDWVERMHPDDRDYVVEFCVSQSRAGVDHEADYRALTRDGDYVWIRDVVHVVRKDGEVEALVGFMFDISERKKTEEHLSRLQKQLEEYSFQDGLTGIANRRMFDTVLEREWSSAQRTGSALSLLILDIDYFKQFNDHYGHIKGDECLRRVAQTLSLAANRPRDFIARIGGEEFVWLLPETDAESARLVANKCLLLIRQQHIPHEFSAVSKRLSLSLGVGTTTATPHATALEFVEQVDKLLYRAKHNGRMRAEFVDFRD, encoded by the coding sequence ATGAGCTCAATCGAAACCGACAGCGACGTCTACAAAACCCTGCTTGAGTCGACCAAAGCAATACCATGGCGGATCGACTGGAAGACCATGACTTTCAGCTACATCGGTCCGCAGATCGAGCGTCTGCTGGGCTGGAAACAGGACAGTTGGGTGGGGGTCAATGACTGGGTCGAACGCATGCACCCGGATGATCGCGACTACGTGGTGGAGTTCTGCGTATCGCAATCGCGGGCGGGTGTGGATCACGAGGCAGACTATCGGGCGCTGACCCGCGACGGTGACTATGTGTGGATCCGCGATGTGGTGCACGTGGTGCGCAAGGACGGTGAAGTGGAAGCGCTGGTGGGTTTCATGTTCGACATCAGTGAGCGCAAGAAAACCGAAGAGCACTTGAGCCGCCTGCAAAAGCAACTCGAAGAATATTCCTTCCAGGACGGGCTGACCGGCATCGCCAACCGGCGCATGTTCGACACCGTGCTGGAGCGCGAATGGAGCAGCGCTCAACGCACGGGATCAGCGCTGTCACTGCTGATCCTGGATATCGATTACTTCAAACAGTTCAACGACCATTACGGGCACATCAAGGGTGACGAATGCTTGCGGCGCGTCGCTCAGACCTTGTCCCTGGCGGCCAATCGGCCACGGGATTTCATCGCGCGGATCGGCGGTGAAGAGTTCGTCTGGCTGCTGCCGGAAACCGACGCCGAATCCGCCAGGCTGGTGGCAAATAAATGCCTGCTTCTGATTCGCCAGCAGCACATTCCCCATGAGTTTTCTGCGGTATCGAAGCGGCTGAGCCTGAGCCTGGGTGTCGGCACCACCACCGCAACGCCGCACGCGACGGCGCTGGAATTCGTCGAGCAGGTCGACAAGTTGCTCTACAGGGCCAAGCACAACGGCAGGATGCGTGCGGAGTTCGTTGATTTTCGCGATTGA
- a CDS encoding DUF3087 domain-containing protein, with the protein MFEIQPQNPERYRSQTRRSTIIIALIFLALAMVLSTTAVALFGEPGGDNLRFNVGGVFVSVLLMAALMRGTFWTQPWMAPAVYGWQLKRSLMSITNVMHQVTAAVEKEDPTAMKLLRFYHLGLSQMHELDGNSSDHSQLTREMDQHKARMEALGIETDQTRLNPAWIEAVKQTPRDKP; encoded by the coding sequence ATGTTCGAAATCCAGCCGCAGAACCCCGAACGCTATCGAAGCCAGACGCGACGCAGCACGATAATCATAGCCTTGATTTTCCTGGCCCTGGCGATGGTGTTGTCCACCACGGCGGTGGCGCTGTTCGGCGAACCCGGTGGCGACAATCTGCGATTTAACGTCGGCGGCGTGTTTGTGTCGGTGCTGCTGATGGCCGCCCTGATGCGCGGCACCTTCTGGACCCAGCCATGGATGGCCCCGGCGGTTTATGGCTGGCAGCTCAAGCGCAGCCTGATGAGCATCACCAACGTCATGCATCAGGTGACGGCGGCGGTGGAGAAGGAAGATCCTACGGCCATGAAGCTGCTGCGTTTCTACCATCTGGGATTGAGTCAGATGCACGAGCTGGACGGCAACTCCAGTGATCACAGCCAATTGACCCGCGAGATGGATCAGCACAAGGCACGGATGGAAGCGCTAGGCATCGAGACTGATCAAACGCGATTGAATCCGGCCTGGATCGAGGCCGTGAAGCAGACGCCTCGGGATAAACCCTGA
- a CDS encoding AzlC family ABC transporter permease, which translates to MSNSLMPRSAFLRGAAAIMPLSLATAPWGLLAGSMAIEANLTPLQGQGLSSIVFAGAAQLVAIGMLKGGAGIFSILLTTLLLTSQHLLYGMSMRSVISPLPGRWRVGLGFLLTDELFALTSAHDKQQFNRWYALGVGLTFYIAWNLFTLAGIVLGSSIPGLEHLGLDFSIAATFIALITPVVRNVPTVVCVAVSLFCSVLFSYWQWGSALVLSGLAGMIAGFICNKFYGGRT; encoded by the coding sequence ATGTCCAATTCACTCATGCCGCGCAGCGCCTTTCTTCGCGGCGCCGCGGCGATCATGCCGTTGTCCCTGGCCACCGCGCCCTGGGGCTTGCTGGCCGGCTCCATGGCCATCGAGGCCAACCTCACGCCCCTGCAAGGCCAGGGGCTGTCGAGCATCGTGTTTGCCGGGGCGGCGCAACTGGTGGCGATCGGCATGCTCAAGGGCGGTGCCGGGATCTTTTCGATTCTGCTGACCACGCTGCTGCTGACCTCCCAGCATTTGCTCTACGGGATGAGCATGCGTTCGGTGATTTCGCCGTTGCCTGGACGCTGGCGTGTGGGGCTGGGTTTTTTGCTCACTGATGAGCTGTTCGCCCTGACCAGTGCGCATGACAAACAACAGTTCAACCGCTGGTACGCGTTGGGTGTCGGCCTGACGTTCTACATCGCCTGGAACCTCTTCACCCTGGCCGGCATCGTGCTCGGCAGCAGCATTCCGGGGCTGGAACACCTGGGACTGGACTTCTCCATTGCCGCGACCTTTATCGCCCTGATCACCCCCGTGGTGCGGAACGTGCCGACCGTGGTGTGCGTGGCGGTGTCGTTGTTTTGCTCGGTGCTGTTCAGTTATTGGCAATGGGGCTCGGCGCTGGTGCTGTCGGGGTTGGCGGGCATGATCGCGGGCTTTATCTGCAACAAATTCTACGGTGGACGCACATGA
- a CDS encoding DUF2784 domain-containing protein, giving the protein MLYRIAADGLVLFHLLFILFVLFGGLLVLKWRPLAWWHLPAAVWGVSVEVFHLPCPLTQWENLMRDAAGQTGYGGGFIEHYVWPVIYPAGLTPAIQLGLGSVVLVINVLVYLRLIKRWKLRRAA; this is encoded by the coding sequence ATGCTTTACCGAATCGCCGCCGACGGGCTGGTCCTGTTCCACCTGTTGTTCATTCTGTTCGTGCTGTTCGGCGGGCTGTTGGTGCTCAAATGGCGCCCCCTGGCCTGGTGGCACCTGCCCGCGGCTGTGTGGGGCGTGTCGGTGGAAGTCTTCCACTTGCCCTGCCCGCTGACGCAGTGGGAAAACCTCATGCGCGACGCAGCCGGGCAAACCGGTTATGGCGGCGGTTTCATCGAACATTACGTGTGGCCGGTCATTTACCCGGCGGGCCTGACGCCGGCGATCCAGCTGGGATTGGGCAGCGTCGTGCTGGTGATCAACGTGCTGGTCTATCTTCGGTTGATCAAGCGGTGGAAGTTGCGTCGCGCAGCCTGA
- a CDS encoding AzlD domain-containing protein, with protein MVWAVIFGMGLLVFLNRYVFLEPRLPVRLSSNARQFLGFAVPGMLTAICGPIVFMPDKQLNLQWDNPYLLSSLVAVGLVLYTRNTLLSMLLSMGFFFLLRWWF; from the coding sequence ATGGTCTGGGCGGTGATTTTCGGCATGGGGCTATTGGTGTTCCTCAATCGCTATGTGTTTCTGGAGCCGCGGCTGCCCGTGCGCTTGAGCAGCAATGCGCGGCAATTCCTGGGTTTTGCGGTGCCGGGCATGCTGACGGCGATCTGCGGGCCGATCGTGTTCATGCCGGACAAGCAGCTGAATCTGCAATGGGATAACCCGTACCTGCTCAGTTCGCTGGTGGCGGTGGGGTTGGTGCTTTACACCCGCAATACCTTGCTCAGCATGTTGTTGAGCATGGGGTTCTTCTTTTTGCTGCGTTGGTGGTTCTAA
- the ppnN gene encoding nucleotide 5'-monophosphate nucleosidase PpnN — translation MTQRQVINASVSPKGSLETLSQREVQQLSEAGSGSTYTLFRQCALAILNTGAHVDNAKTILEAYKDFEIRIHQQDRGVRLELLNAPADAFVDGEMIASTREMLFSALRDIVYTENELDAQRIDLSTSQGISDYVFHLLRNARTLRPGVEPKIVVCWGGHSINTEEYKYTKKVGHELGLRSLDICTGCGPGVMKGPMKGATIAHAKQRIHGGRYLGLTEPGIIAAEAPNPIVNELVILPDIEKRLEAFVRVGHGIIIFPGGAGTAEEFLYLLGILMHPDNAGLPFPVVLTGPKHAAPYLEQLDAFVGATLGEAAKQHYEIIIDDPAEVARQMTQGLKAVKQFRRERNDAFHFNWLLKIDEGFQRPFDPTHENMANLKLSRNLPAHELAANLRRAFSGIVAGNVKDKGIRLIEEHGPYQIRGDVAVMQPLDQLLKAFVAQHRMKLPGGAAYVPCYQVVA, via the coding sequence ATGACCCAACGACAAGTAATCAACGCCTCGGTCAGCCCCAAAGGCAGCCTGGAAACCCTTTCTCAACGTGAAGTACAGCAACTGAGCGAAGCCGGATCCGGCAGCACCTACACCTTATTCCGCCAGTGCGCCCTGGCCATCCTCAATACCGGCGCCCATGTCGATAACGCCAAAACCATCCTCGAGGCCTACAAGGACTTCGAAATCCGCATTCACCAGCAGGACCGCGGCGTACGCCTCGAACTGCTGAACGCCCCGGCCGACGCCTTCGTCGATGGCGAAATGATTGCCAGCACCCGGGAAATGCTCTTCAGCGCCCTGCGCGACATTGTCTACACCGAAAACGAACTCGACGCCCAACGCATCGACCTGAGCACCTCCCAGGGCATCAGCGACTACGTGTTCCACCTGCTGCGCAACGCCCGCACCCTGCGGCCGGGTGTCGAGCCGAAGATCGTGGTGTGCTGGGGCGGCCACTCGATCAACACCGAAGAATACAAATACACCAAGAAAGTCGGCCACGAACTGGGCCTGCGCAGCCTCGACATCTGCACCGGTTGCGGCCCTGGCGTGATGAAAGGCCCGATGAAAGGCGCGACCATCGCCCACGCCAAACAGCGAATCCACGGCGGCCGCTACCTCGGCCTGACCGAGCCGGGCATCATCGCCGCCGAAGCGCCCAACCCGATCGTCAACGAACTGGTGATCCTGCCGGACATCGAAAAACGCCTGGAAGCCTTCGTTCGCGTCGGCCACGGCATCATCATTTTCCCGGGCGGCGCCGGCACGGCCGAAGAGTTCCTGTACTTGCTCGGCATCCTGATGCACCCGGACAACGCCGGCCTGCCCTTCCCCGTGGTCCTCACTGGTCCGAAACATGCTGCGCCGTATCTGGAGCAACTGGATGCGTTTGTCGGCGCCACCCTGGGTGAAGCCGCCAAGCAACACTACGAGATCATCATCGACGACCCGGCTGAAGTCGCACGTCAAATGACTCAAGGCCTGAAAGCGGTCAAACAGTTCCGTCGCGAGCGCAATGACGCGTTCCATTTCAACTGGCTGCTGAAGATCGACGAAGGCTTCCAGCGCCCGTTCGATCCAACCCACGAAAACATGGCCAACCTGAAACTGAGCCGCAACCTGCCGGCCCACGAACTGGCCGCCAACCTGCGCCGCGCGTTCTCCGGCATCGTCGCCGGCAACGTAAAGGACAAGGGCATCCGCCTGATCGAAGAACACGGGCCGTACCAGATCCGTGGCGATGTGGCTGTCATGCAACCGCTGGATCAGCTGCTCAAGGCCTTCGTCGCCCAGCACCGGATGAAGCTGCCAGGTGGCGCGGCGTATGTGCCGTGTTATCAAGTGGTTGCGTAA
- a CDS encoding NUDIX hydrolase, translating to MRQRNSARLLVINPARQVLLFRFQHKGDALDGCDHWATPGGGLEEGETFEAAAIRELHEETGLHIDAVGTSVAERSFPMMLPSGETVLSVERYFFVRADGERLTRDGWTADEARVMTEHKWWSVAELQETAETVWPENLIQMMEQA from the coding sequence ATGCGCCAACGCAACTCTGCACGACTCCTCGTGATCAACCCCGCCCGCCAGGTCTTGCTGTTTCGCTTCCAGCACAAGGGCGATGCGCTGGACGGATGTGACCATTGGGCTACGCCGGGTGGCGGTCTTGAGGAAGGTGAAACCTTTGAAGCCGCCGCCATACGCGAATTGCACGAAGAAACCGGACTGCACATCGACGCGGTGGGCACTAGCGTGGCAGAGCGCAGCTTTCCGATGATGTTGCCCAGCGGCGAAACCGTCTTGTCCGTGGAACGCTATTTTTTCGTCCGCGCCGACGGTGAGCGGCTGACGCGTGATGGCTGGACTGCCGATGAAGCCCGGGTGATGACTGAACACAAATGGTGGTCCGTCGCCGAGCTGCAAGAGACCGCTGAAACAGTCTGGCCAGAAAACCTGATCCAAATGATGGAGCAGGCCTGA
- a CDS encoding sensor domain-containing diguanylate cyclase produces MGHPSVNNRIEQSRHGVPRVAEQAGVTLKVRSAVILLVAVCLSMAAIVIWEAWNSRQYHLHDKEVAMSNLAQTLASQAQASIKQADMLLLTLVDRLENDGIDQARVPRLERLLKAQRSELSQLHGLFVYGEDGRWIANSNGAVMPGANNADREYFTFHRNHPDRGPHIGPSIKSRSSGEWIMTVSRRVNHPDGRFAGVALATIYLSHFLGLYDSIDMGQNGVINLIADDASIVVRRPFKETEIGISVAKGPLFTQLLPKGNSGTAMVPSYVDGVERVVGFRRVDGYPLIIYAALNKDEVLAAWRKEVLLSAGIVSLFLGFLGVLGYRLIRLMRQQNHVQGVLLDAQEKLIEVNRSLELLALEDALTGLSNRRQFDLFILAEMGRARRNQTHLALLMIDVDHFKSFNDLYGHVAGDECLRNISTIIRDNIKRPGDLAARYGGEEFAVVLPGTDYVGAFLVAEKIRRAVHLAGIRHSEGVEGTVTVSLGVAAYNPASQAQPSDLVGAADKALYVAKASGRNMSVIAN; encoded by the coding sequence ATGGGTCATCCGTCCGTCAACAATCGAATTGAACAATCCCGCCATGGTGTGCCTCGGGTCGCCGAGCAAGCCGGGGTCACACTCAAGGTTCGCTCTGCGGTGATTCTGCTGGTCGCGGTGTGCCTGTCCATGGCGGCTATCGTGATTTGGGAAGCCTGGAACTCGCGCCAGTACCATCTGCACGACAAAGAAGTGGCGATGTCCAACCTTGCCCAGACTTTGGCCTCGCAAGCGCAAGCGTCGATCAAGCAAGCCGATATGTTGCTGTTGACCCTGGTGGATCGCCTTGAAAACGATGGCATCGACCAGGCTCGGGTACCCCGACTGGAGCGTTTGCTCAAGGCCCAGCGCAGTGAGTTGAGCCAGCTCCATGGCTTGTTTGTCTACGGCGAAGACGGGCGCTGGATTGCCAACTCCAACGGTGCCGTCATGCCCGGTGCCAACAACGCCGATCGTGAGTATTTCACCTTCCACCGCAATCATCCCGACCGTGGCCCTCACATCGGTCCCTCGATCAAGAGCCGTTCGAGCGGTGAATGGATCATGACAGTGTCCCGTCGCGTCAATCATCCGGATGGCCGGTTTGCCGGCGTGGCGCTGGCAACGATTTATCTCAGTCATTTCCTCGGGCTCTACGACAGTATCGACATGGGGCAAAACGGCGTGATCAATCTGATCGCCGATGACGCCAGTATCGTCGTTCGCCGGCCGTTCAAAGAAACTGAAATCGGCATCAGCGTCGCCAAGGGACCGCTGTTTACGCAACTGTTGCCCAAGGGCAATTCAGGCACGGCGATGGTCCCGTCCTATGTGGATGGCGTCGAGCGGGTGGTCGGTTTTCGCAGGGTCGACGGTTATCCGCTGATCATCTATGCGGCGCTGAATAAAGATGAAGTCCTGGCCGCCTGGCGCAAGGAGGTACTGCTGAGTGCCGGGATCGTCTCGTTATTCCTGGGGTTTCTCGGGGTCCTCGGTTATCGCCTGATTCGCCTCATGAGGCAGCAGAATCACGTGCAGGGCGTATTGCTGGACGCGCAGGAAAAACTCATCGAGGTCAACCGCAGTCTTGAGTTGCTGGCGCTGGAGGACGCACTGACCGGGCTGTCCAACCGGCGTCAGTTCGATCTGTTCATCCTCGCCGAAATGGGCCGCGCCAGACGCAACCAGACCCATCTCGCGCTGCTGATGATCGATGTCGATCACTTCAAGAGCTTCAATGATCTTTACGGCCATGTGGCCGGTGATGAGTGTTTACGCAACATCAGCACGATCATCAGGGACAACATCAAGCGCCCCGGCGATCTGGCTGCTCGCTATGGCGGTGAAGAATTTGCGGTGGTACTGCCCGGGACGGACTATGTGGGAGCGTTTCTGGTGGCGGAAAAAATCCGCCGCGCGGTTCATCTGGCCGGCATCCGGCACAGTGAAGGGGTTGAAGGCACGGTGACGGTCAGCCTGGGGGTCGCCGCTTACAATCCGGCGTCACAAGCCCAGCCCAGCGACCTGGTGGGGGCTGCCGACAAGGCGCTGTACGTGGCCAAGGCCAGCGGTCGGAACATGAGCGTCATTGCCAATTGA